In a single window of the Solea senegalensis isolate Sse05_10M linkage group LG1, IFAPA_SoseM_1, whole genome shotgun sequence genome:
- the LOC122780734 gene encoding heterogeneous nuclear ribonucleoprotein A0-like: MSSQYCKLFVGGLNVNTDSNDLRKHFEQYGKLIDCTVIVNKQLQRSCCFGFVTFTTLEEADTAVKAGLHTIDGHIVEVKQAILREDANKPEALKNMKKVFVGGLKDDIEEEHLINHFRPYGDIEKAVVISDKDTGKKRGFGFIFFVEHNATKKVIAEKFHNINGHTVEVKKAMTKYLMQDTSRGSIATGRQTGRGMRVNRNGNSAKDYGANYHYGNRNGNYRNGGDYNFGSSYRGYPGYVGSYGDQESGYGGRNGYEFGSGYGQHASGYTSFGPQGSSAPYSRGGGVGYPLEGYGSSYENRILHGKSSTHYTPHYF; encoded by the coding sequence ATGAGTTCCCAGTATTGTAAACTTTTTGTTGGTGGACTGAATGTGAATACTGACAGCAATGATCTGCGAAAGCATTTCGAGCAGTATGGTAAGCTCATTGACTGCACTGTCATCGTGAATAAGCAGCTGCAGCGGTCCTGTTGTTTTGGCTTTGTAACCTTCACCACACTGGAGGAGGCTGACACAGCAGTTAAAGCTGGGCTGCACACTATCGATGGCCACATAGTTGAAGTGAAGCAGGCCATCTTAAGAGAGGACGCCAACAAACCAGAGGCCctcaaaaacatgaagaaagtCTTTGTTGGTGGTCTGAAAGATGACATTGAGGAGGAACATCTGATTAACCATTTCAGGCCGTATGGTGATATTGAGAAGGCTGTAGTAATCTCAGATAAGGATACAGGAAAGAAACGAGGGTTTGGCTTCATCTTCTTTGTTGAACACAACGCAACCAAGAAGGTGATCGCAGAGAAGTTCCACAATATCAATGGACACACAGTTGAGGTGAAGAAAGCCATGACCAAGTATTTGATGCAGGACACCAGCAGAGGCAGCATAGCAacgggcagacagacaggtagagGCATGAGGGTAAATCGAAATGGCAACAGCGCCAAGGACTATGGTGCAAACTATCACTATGGAAACAGGAATGGAAACTACAGAAATGGTGGCGACTACAACTTTGGCAGCAGCTATAGAGGATACCCTGGATATGTTGGAAGTTATGGGGACCAGGAAAGTGGCTATGGCGGTAGAAACGGCTATGAGTTTGGAAGTGGCTATGGCCAGCATGCATCTGGTTATACATCCTTTGGCCCTCAGGGAAGTTCTGCCCCCTATAGCAGAGGCGGCGGCGTTGGCTACCCGTTGGAAGGTTATGGTAGCAGCTATGAAAATAGGATACTCCATGGAAAATCGAGCACCCATTACACACCACATTACTTCTAA